One part of the Thermodesulfobacterium commune DSM 2178 genome encodes these proteins:
- a CDS encoding HNH endonuclease, with translation MKKNFLSIEEFIKKEKEKARKLRQTRWWRRQLERGICYYCGRRVGAKNLTMDHKIPLSRGGTSDRVNIVPCCKDCNNKKKYLLPWEWDEYIKSLKSKKVDGE, from the coding sequence ATGAAAAAAAATTTTTTGAGTATAGAGGAGTTTATAAAAAAAGAAAAGGAAAAAGCTCGTAAACTTAGACAAACAAGATGGTGGAGAAGACAGTTAGAAAGAGGTATATGTTATTATTGCGGAAGAAGAGTAGGCGCTAAAAATCTTACGATGGACCATAAAATTCCTCTTTCAAGAGGGGGAACTTCGGACAGAGTCAATATAGTTCCTTGTTGTAAGGATTGTAACAATAAAAAAAAGTATCTTTTACCTTGGGAATGGGACGAGTACATAAAAAGTCTCAAATCTAAAAAGGTAGACGGAGAATGA
- the nusB gene encoding transcription antitermination factor NusB, whose product MIRRKGREIALQILYQKELSNVSIDEAITLYKKFLNINSPEALKFGEELVRGIYENLEFIDSIIRKYTPSWPLERINVTDKNILRIAVYEMFFRPDIPEVVSINEAIEIAKIYGTDDSPSFINGVLDSIYKKEIKAHKNEKT is encoded by the coding sequence ATGATTAGAAGAAAAGGTAGAGAAATAGCCTTACAGATTTTATACCAGAAAGAACTTTCTAATGTGTCTATAGATGAAGCTATCACTCTTTATAAAAAGTTTCTTAATATAAACAGTCCTGAAGCTTTAAAGTTTGGAGAAGAACTAGTAAGAGGTATCTATGAAAACTTAGAGTTTATAGATTCTATCATAAGAAAATATACCCCTTCTTGGCCTTTAGAAAGGATAAACGTTACAGACAAAAATATATTGAGAATAGCGGTATATGAAATGTTTTTTAGACCTGATATCCCTGAAGTGGTTTCTATCAATGAAGCGATAGAAATAGCTAAGATTTATGGTACCGATGATTCGCCAAGTTTTATAAACGGGGTTTTAGACAGTATTTATAAAAAGGAAATAAAGGCGCATAAAAATGAAAAAACCTAA
- the cmk gene encoding (d)CMP kinase, whose protein sequence is MKKPKIITIDGPAASGKTTIAKLLAKSLGYCLLESGAFYRLVTYLLLKHNLYEKFIQKNLNLIETLSKLFSSVKINLTAEATQIFYEGREIKSELREIQVEERVSVVASIPEVREFINDFLRKLVDNRLVVAEGRDMGSVVFKDAEVKVFLTADERIRAERRFQEKTEKESLPYTQVMDSLKKRDQLDSTRKVAPLTVPEGALILDTSHLTPEEVLTKILNYLEKI, encoded by the coding sequence ATGAAAAAACCTAAGATAATAACCATAGACGGACCTGCAGCCTCTGGGAAAACCACCATAGCTAAGCTTTTGGCTAAATCCCTTGGATATTGTTTGTTAGAATCAGGGGCTTTTTATAGGTTGGTTACCTACCTTCTTTTAAAACACAATCTTTACGAAAAATTTATCCAAAAAAACTTAAACCTTATAGAAACATTAAGCAAGCTTTTTTCTTCGGTGAAGATAAACCTTACGGCTGAGGCAACACAAATTTTTTACGAAGGAAGGGAAATAAAATCTGAACTCAGAGAAATCCAAGTAGAGGAAAGAGTTTCTGTAGTAGCTTCTATACCAGAAGTAAGAGAATTTATCAACGATTTTTTAAGAAAGTTGGTGGACAACCGTTTAGTAGTAGCAGAAGGGCGTGATATGGGAAGTGTGGTTTTTAAAGATGCTGAGGTTAAAGTTTTTCTTACAGCTGATGAAAGGATTAGGGCTGAAAGAAGATTTCAAGAGAAAACCGAAAAAGAAAGTCTACCTTATACCCAAGTGATGGATAGTTTAAAAAAAAGAGACCAGCTTGACAGCACAAGAAAGGTAGCGCCTTTAACTGTTCCTGAAGGAGCTTTAATTTTAGACACCTCTCACTTAACACCTGAGGAGGTATTAACCAAAATTTTAAATTACTTAGAAAAAATATGA
- a CDS encoding PEP/pyruvate-binding domain-containing protein, translating into MLIQYDEKEYPFIAELKDLLQKEPQDLYVILEKILDWMSELKEIILSKQTYPPIEEILQKRHVAADIPSMYGRYKEKKFDALGLTFRLEYLANLLFEKLIEKFDLQFITRASFFKILKILKLFKKALEIDGIFSQKFESSLNLLEYSLKSYPLTYSQYLDIFRGLLDGVQHIVKVYYVNPFLKVFPLVFQTLNEDEILEKYKKCLCGLEKEQRYFCISEVVIKDLIGEAFSLTHLDRFLKKIYDILSSYLEKIAKEDLNLLMSYDPRRILSSLHKPNNLVTDLIYLGNKGYILTILAQEQKIKNKIPPGFILTTEVFRCYPLIKKYPELWLDYTEKIEQNIKMLEDISQKVFGGKENPLVVSIRSGAALSMPGMMNSILNVGLNLETVEGLARASGNTWFAWDTYRRFIQSWAMAFGVPRDFFNHLMREHKRKYKVKKKREFSGEQMQELALLYRKSIQELGIPVIDDPWEQLFKGIELILTSWFNEKAKSYREIMQLSDEWGTAVIIQQMVFGNIGDHTGTGVTLTTSPVGKFPRIILWGDYTSYNQGEDIVSGLVNAYPISIEQKKIEEREGPCLQEAFPDVYKALLDLAYYLVYEKGWGHQEIEFTFEGNDPDSLYILQVRDIILREERDIPFFSKELLKNLEYIGKGIGVTGGLISGRIVFGWEDIITMDTGDPLVLVRYDTVPDNIKEIHKVDGILTARGGQTSHAAIVASRLGKICVVGCENLSIDEIKKEAKINGHKLRLGEWITLNGITGQVFKGKIDLLTKASKYNL; encoded by the coding sequence TTGTTAATCCAATACGACGAAAAGGAATATCCATTTATAGCAGAACTAAAGGACCTTCTTCAAAAAGAACCTCAGGACTTATATGTGATTTTAGAAAAGATCTTAGACTGGATGTCTGAGCTTAAAGAGATTATTTTGTCTAAGCAAACCTATCCTCCTATAGAAGAGATTCTTCAAAAAAGACACGTAGCTGCTGACATTCCTTCTATGTATGGGAGGTATAAAGAGAAAAAATTTGATGCCTTAGGACTCACCTTTCGTCTGGAATATCTTGCCAATCTTTTATTTGAAAAGCTTATAGAAAAGTTTGACCTTCAGTTTATCACAAGAGCCTCTTTTTTTAAAATCCTGAAAATATTAAAGCTTTTTAAAAAGGCTTTAGAGATCGATGGAATTTTTTCTCAAAAATTTGAATCTTCGTTAAATCTTCTCGAATATTCTTTGAAAAGTTATCCCCTAACCTACAGTCAATATTTAGATATTTTTCGTGGATTATTAGACGGTGTTCAACACATAGTAAAAGTTTACTATGTAAACCCTTTCCTCAAGGTCTTTCCTTTGGTATTTCAAACTCTAAATGAAGACGAAATTTTAGAAAAGTACAAGAAATGTTTGTGTGGTTTAGAAAAAGAGCAACGTTATTTTTGTATAAGTGAGGTGGTAATAAAAGACCTTATAGGAGAGGCTTTTAGTCTAACCCATCTAGACCGTTTTCTTAAAAAAATCTACGATATCCTTTCTTCTTATTTAGAAAAGATAGCTAAAGAGGACCTGAATTTATTAATGAGCTACGACCCAAGAAGAATTCTCTCTTCTCTACATAAACCTAATAATTTAGTAACAGATTTGATTTACCTCGGTAACAAAGGATACATTCTTACGATATTAGCTCAAGAACAAAAGATAAAAAACAAAATCCCACCAGGTTTTATTTTAACTACAGAAGTGTTTAGATGTTACCCTCTTATAAAAAAATATCCTGAATTATGGCTTGATTATACTGAAAAAATTGAACAAAATATCAAGATGTTAGAAGATATTTCTCAGAAAGTTTTTGGAGGTAAAGAAAATCCTCTGGTAGTAAGTATAAGAAGTGGAGCGGCCCTCTCTATGCCTGGGATGATGAATTCTATCCTGAACGTAGGTTTAAATCTTGAGACAGTAGAGGGGTTGGCAAGGGCTTCTGGGAATACTTGGTTTGCTTGGGATACCTATCGCAGGTTTATTCAAAGCTGGGCTATGGCCTTTGGTGTCCCTCGAGATTTTTTTAACCATCTTATGCGAGAGCATAAACGAAAATACAAAGTAAAGAAAAAAAGAGAGTTTAGCGGTGAACAAATGCAAGAACTTGCGCTGCTCTACAGGAAAAGTATTCAAGAATTGGGAATTCCAGTCATCGATGATCCTTGGGAACAGCTTTTTAAAGGGATTGAATTAATTTTAACCTCTTGGTTTAATGAAAAAGCTAAGTCTTATAGAGAAATAATGCAGCTTTCTGATGAGTGGGGAACGGCTGTAATCATCCAACAGATGGTTTTTGGAAACATAGGAGATCACACAGGTACAGGGGTAACACTTACTACCTCCCCTGTAGGCAAGTTTCCAAGAATTATTCTCTGGGGAGATTATACCTCCTATAATCAAGGAGAAGACATCGTATCAGGTTTGGTCAACGCCTACCCAATTTCTATAGAACAAAAGAAAATAGAAGAACGAGAAGGACCTTGTTTACAAGAAGCCTTTCCAGATGTATATAAAGCTTTACTTGATTTAGCCTATTATCTAGTCTATGAAAAAGGATGGGGACATCAAGAAATCGAGTTTACTTTTGAAGGAAATGACCCAGATTCTCTTTATATTTTACAAGTAAGAGATATAATTCTTAGAGAAGAAAGGGATATTCCTTTCTTCTCTAAAGAATTGCTAAAAAATTTAGAGTATATCGGGAAAGGAATAGGAGTTACAGGAGGTTTAATCTCAGGAAGGATAGTGTTTGGTTGGGAAGATATCATAACCATGGATACAGGAGATCCTTTGGTGTTAGTAAGATATGATACCGTACCGGACAACATTAAAGAAATTCATAAAGTAGATGGAATCCTTACGGCAAGAGGAGGGCAAACCTCTCATGCTGCTATCGTAGCCTCAAGATTAGGTAAAATCTGTGTAGTTGGTTGTGAGAATTTAAGCATAGATGAAATAAAGAAAGAAGCAAAAATTAATGGCCACAAACTTAGATTAGGAGAATGGATCACGTTAAACGGGATAACAGGTCAAGTTTTTAAAGGAAAGATTGACCTTTTAACCAAAGCCTCTAAATATAATCTATAA
- a CDS encoding type I glyceraldehyde-3-phosphate dehydrogenase, with the protein MKLGINGLGRIGKLTLWHHIARKYFDEIVVNVGREVGTSFADIASYIEKDSTYGWLPVYLYGHKGKRVIENLDEKEGTMYIDGIKVKVLRTSRNPKNINWREEGVKLVVDCTGKFRDPNTDPEDSKGSIRGHFLGGAEKVILSAPFKIKDKEKGIPEDAITIVYGINEEVYQPNKHNLISAASCTTTCLAYMIKPLLDYFGVDRILSASMVTVHAATSSQVVLDRLPKEGAKDLRRMRSIFNNIILTTTGAAEALSLVIPEMKKVGFMAESVRVPLNTGSLIILTVNIQDESIENHIDRELINNIYKEAANTKYKDFLIFTTEQNVSSDIIGYPKAAAIIEGSETHTRTATAKVDICKALPEGNSMTCTHVEIPITQVVIYGWYDNELGSYTNMLGELTVYIAEKMI; encoded by the coding sequence ATGAAATTAGGAATAAATGGATTAGGAAGAATTGGAAAACTTACTTTGTGGCATCACATAGCAAGAAAATATTTTGACGAAATTGTAGTCAACGTAGGTAGGGAAGTGGGAACTTCTTTCGCTGATATAGCAAGCTACATAGAGAAAGACAGCACCTATGGATGGCTCCCTGTTTATCTTTATGGGCACAAAGGTAAAAGAGTGATTGAAAATTTGGACGAAAAAGAAGGAACGATGTATATAGATGGTATTAAGGTAAAAGTCTTGAGAACTAGTAGGAATCCGAAAAACATAAACTGGAGAGAAGAAGGGGTAAAACTGGTGGTTGATTGTACTGGAAAGTTTAGAGACCCAAATACAGACCCGGAGGATTCTAAAGGTTCAATCAGGGGACATTTTTTAGGAGGAGCCGAAAAAGTAATTCTTTCAGCACCTTTTAAAATTAAAGATAAAGAAAAAGGTATTCCAGAAGACGCAATCACTATAGTTTATGGAATAAACGAAGAGGTTTATCAACCTAACAAACATAACCTTATTTCAGCTGCTTCCTGCACCACTACTTGTTTAGCTTATATGATTAAACCTCTTTTGGACTATTTTGGGGTAGATAGAATACTTTCTGCCTCGATGGTGACAGTTCATGCTGCTACAAGTTCTCAGGTAGTACTTGACCGTTTACCTAAGGAAGGGGCAAAAGATCTAAGAAGGATGAGAAGTATCTTTAATAATATCATCCTTACCACTACAGGGGCTGCAGAAGCTCTTAGTTTAGTCATACCTGAAATGAAAAAAGTAGGTTTTATGGCAGAAAGTGTAAGAGTTCCGTTAAACACCGGAAGCTTGATCATCCTGACGGTTAACATCCAAGATGAAAGCATAGAAAATCACATAGATAGAGAACTTATCAACAACATTTATAAAGAAGCAGCCAATACTAAATACAAAGACTTTTTGATTTTCACCACAGAACAAAACGTCTCTTCTGACATCATAGGATATCCTAAAGCAGCCGCAATAATTGAAGGAAGTGAAACCCATACCAGAACTGCAACTGCCAAGGTAGACATCTGTAAAGCCCTTCCGGAAGGAAATAGCATGACATGCACTCATGTAGAGATACCCATTACCCAAGTGGTGATTTACGGTTGGTATGATAACGAGCTCGGTTCTTACACCAACATGTTAGGAGAACTCACAGTTTACATAGCTGAAAAAATGATTTAA